The sequence GTGGTTTTGATATCACCGTGGTGTTTGAGGCGCTGGGTCGCGGGCTGGTGGTTGAGCCATTTCTCGGTGCCGTGCTGGCAGGAGAGGCCATCGCTGCAGCGGGGAATGATGCGCAAAAGAAAGTGTTACCCCAGATCGTCGATGGCACACTTATCGCTGCCCTCGCCCATGATGAAGCCGATAGCCACTACGAATTGGCGCACACGCACACGCGGGCTACCCGCAGCAGCGACGGATGGGTGTTAAACGGCACCAAGGCAGTGGTGCTGCACGGCGAACAGGCTGACCTGTTTGTCGTCGCAGCGCGCAGCGCGGGTGCCACCGCGGATGCGGCCGGTATTTCGCTGTTTTTAGTGCCGTCGACAACGCCCGGTGTGATTGTACGAGGTTGCCCCGCCATCGATGGCGGCCGCGTTGCGGAACTGCATTTGCATGACGTTGTGCTAGGAGCTGACGCTCTGCTGGGGACCGCACATGAAGGCTACGCCACGTTGGAACGGGCGATTGGGCGCGGCGTTCTGGCCTTATGCGCTGAAGCACTGGGTGCCATGGAAGCAGCCAAATCTGCGACGCTCGATTACCTACGCACGCGCAAGCAGTTCGGTACGCTGATCGGCAGTTTTCAGGCTTTACAGCACCGTATGGCGGACGTACTACTGGAGATCGCCCAAGCCCGCTCAGCCGTGATTAATGCGGCCGCCGCTTTGGACGCAGACCACGTGACCCGCGAGCGCGCGCTATCTGCCGCCAAGTTCAGCATCGGCCGGATCGGGACATTGGTCGCGGAGGAAAGCATTCAACTGCATGGTGGCATTGGCATGACTTGGGAACTGCCGCTGGCGCATTACGCCAAGCGCCTGATCATGATTGATCATCAACTGGGCGATGCCGACCATCATTTGCAGCGCTATATTGCGCTCGGCAAAGCCACCAAGGACGCTACGCAAAGCGCCAGCGCTTCGGCCCTGCCAGCATGAATGCCGCCCTCTTAACCCGTCAGGAAGGTGCGGTGTTCATCCTGACCAACAATAATCCGGCGGCCCGCAATGCGATCACCGCTGGCTTATATGCCGCCTTACCGGCGGCATTGCGCGCCGCGCAAGCCGATCCGACAGTTGGTGCTATTGTGCTGACAGGCACGGGCGATTTCTTCTGCGCCGGTGGGGATCTGAAGCAACTTGCCACCCGCCGTGAATTATCGTTGCCGCAACGCCACGAGCGAATTGCGTGTCTGCACGATCTGATCCGCGCCATCCGCGCTTGCGAAAAACCGGTGATCGCTGCGGTCGAAGGCGGCGCGGCCGGTGCCGGTTTATCGCTGGCGATGGCTTGCGACCTGCTGGTGGTGGCCCGTGACGCGTCCTTTTCAATGGCGTATGTCAAGGTCGGCCTGACGCCGGACGGCGGTGCTACCGCATTTCTGGCTGAGTTCGTCTCGCGTCAGATTTTGACCGAACTCTGCCTGACCGGCGCGCCCATGACGGGCGAGCGTCTGCACGCAATGGGCGCCGTCAACCGGCTCACCGAGAAGGGTGCTGCGCTGGCAGAGGCAATGGTATTGGCAGCACGCATCGCTAAGGGGCCAGCGCGCGCGACCGCGCGCATCAAGGCGCTTTGCGGACATGCTTACGGTGCCGATCTGGACGCTCAAATGACGCTGGAAGCAGAATTGATGGCGGTATCTCAGGGCGACGACGAAGCCGCAGAAGGAATGACTGCTTTCTTCGCTAAACGTTCGCCGGATTTCGTGGCGCTACGCGGCAAGTCGACGTAACCTTGATGTCAATCCGCCTTTTTCCTGCGTCTCAGTGCGCGCAGGTTTCCAATCTCAGGAGTATTGATGTCTGATAAAAATTCTACGCTGCCGTTGGCGGGCGTTCGCGTTCTTGATCTTTCCCGCGTTTTAGCCGGGCCTTGGTGCGGTATGGTTCTGGGTGATCTGGGTGCTGAAGTGATTAAGATTGAGCATCCTGAACGTGGTGACGATACCCGCGACTGGGGTCTGCGAGTTGGCTCTACCGAGACTACGTACTTCAACAGCGTGAATCGTAACAAGCGTTCGATCACACTTGATCTGCAAACCGCCGAAGGCCAACAAATCGTGCGCGATCTGGCAGCGAAGTCGGATGTGGTTATTCAGAACTTCAAGTTTGGCGGGATCGAAAAGCTGGGGCTGGGTTACGAACAGCTAAGTGCTGATCATCCGGAGTTAATCTATTGTTCTATCACCGGCTACGACCGCACCGGCCCGGAAGCCACCCGGCCCGGCTATGACCTGGTGATTCAGGGCGAGGCCGGATTGATGGCGTTGAACGGCGAAAGCGATCAACCGCCGCTGAAATTTGGCGTTGCCGCGGTCGACTTATTTACCGGGATGTATTCAGCCCAGGCAATTCTGGCAGCGCTGTTCGAGCGCCAGAAAACCGGTAAGGGGCGTCACATCGGCATGGCGCTTTTCGATTGTGGCCTGATGATTACGGCCTACTATGGCTTGGAGGCACTCCTGACGGGCGAGGATCCGCTACGTTATGGCAACGCGCACCCGTCGATCGTGCCCTACGGCGTTTTTCATGCCGAAGACGGACCGCTGGTAATCACTGTCGGCAACAATCGGCAGTTCGTGCGCTTTTGTACAGAGGTGATCGAGCGCCCCGATCTGGCGAGCGACGAGCGTTTTAAGACCAACCTCAACCGGGCCGCGAACCGAGACATACTGAGCCCACAACTCACGTACGAGCTTGGTCGCAGAAAGCGGAAGGATTTACTGGAAAGTCTGGCCCGCGCTGGTGTACCCTGCGGGGAAGTCGCAGGTCTGCATGAAGCGCTGACCTCACAGCGGGCCACCGATGCCGGGCTGGTGGCTACGCTGCCGCACCCTGAGGTGGGCAGCATCAACGTGCTGGCACCCCCTTACCGTTTCGACGGCGAGCGATTACCGGTACGTAAAGCGCCGCCGCAACTGGGCGAAGGGACCCACGAATTGTTGCAATCGCTACTCGGCTTGTCGGACGAGAAAATTGCACAGTTGCAAGCGGATGGGGTCGTGTAAACCGGCTTCTGCTGCGGCTTATTCAGGGTTTCAACTTAACCGCTTCAACTTAACAGTTTGAACTTCACCGTCTCAACTTCACCGCTTGATTTACAATCGCCTATAACCAACGAAAGCCGCCATGAGTACGCAAAAAAACCACTTCAATCACGAAGATCCGTTGCTGTTGGAATCACAATTGAGTACGGAAGAGCGCATGGTGCGCGATACCGCCCGTACTTATGCGCAGGAGCGATTGCTGCCACGTGTGCAACAGGCCTTCCGCAATGAGGTCACTGACCG is a genomic window of Glaciimonas sp. PAMC28666 containing:
- a CDS encoding acyl-CoA dehydrogenase family protein produces the protein MNFEYTEECRMLDDSLNRFIAEQYSFSTRDQIVKTPQGFSPKIWQQFAELGVIGALFREADGGFGGSGFDITVVFEALGRGLVVEPFLGAVLAGEAIAAAGNDAQKKVLPQIVDGTLIAALAHDEADSHYELAHTHTRATRSSDGWVLNGTKAVVLHGEQADLFVVAARSAGATADAAGISLFLVPSTTPGVIVRGCPAIDGGRVAELHLHDVVLGADALLGTAHEGYATLERAIGRGVLALCAEALGAMEAAKSATLDYLRTRKQFGTLIGSFQALQHRMADVLLEIAQARSAVINAAAALDADHVTRERALSAAKFSIGRIGTLVAEESIQLHGGIGMTWELPLAHYAKRLIMIDHQLGDADHHLQRYIALGKATKDATQSASASALPA
- a CDS encoding CaiB/BaiF CoA-transferase family protein; amino-acid sequence: MSDKNSTLPLAGVRVLDLSRVLAGPWCGMVLGDLGAEVIKIEHPERGDDTRDWGLRVGSTETTYFNSVNRNKRSITLDLQTAEGQQIVRDLAAKSDVVIQNFKFGGIEKLGLGYEQLSADHPELIYCSITGYDRTGPEATRPGYDLVIQGEAGLMALNGESDQPPLKFGVAAVDLFTGMYSAQAILAALFERQKTGKGRHIGMALFDCGLMITAYYGLEALLTGEDPLRYGNAHPSIVPYGVFHAEDGPLVITVGNNRQFVRFCTEVIERPDLASDERFKTNLNRAANRDILSPQLTYELGRRKRKDLLESLARAGVPCGEVAGLHEALTSQRATDAGLVATLPHPEVGSINVLAPPYRFDGERLPVRKAPPQLGEGTHELLQSLLGLSDEKIAQLQADGVV
- a CDS encoding oxepin-CoA hydrolase, alternative type; protein product: MNAALLTRQEGAVFILTNNNPAARNAITAGLYAALPAALRAAQADPTVGAIVLTGTGDFFCAGGDLKQLATRRELSLPQRHERIACLHDLIRAIRACEKPVIAAVEGGAAGAGLSLAMACDLLVVARDASFSMAYVKVGLTPDGGATAFLAEFVSRQILTELCLTGAPMTGERLHAMGAVNRLTEKGAALAEAMVLAARIAKGPARATARIKALCGHAYGADLDAQMTLEAELMAVSQGDDEAAEGMTAFFAKRSPDFVALRGKST